Proteins encoded within one genomic window of Empedobacter falsenii:
- a CDS encoding peptidoglycan D,D-transpeptidase FtsI family protein has protein sequence MKKLMVVYALILFIVFLFIGRLAYLQLFTDRYTLNAFNTSIKQEIIYPNRGDILDRNGKLLVSNTYSYELDVIPGKLIDSYGEYMNGFDKPKFSKMIGISTQQFDSILDKIVTAKDYKKLSPYPFLKNISRENFARMQEQLYLYPAFSIIKRPERKYMVNSAGNILGYINEANQSYIKTDSTYYQPGDLVGIAGVEKSYEKDLRGVKGVKNWIVDRTMNVVGPYKNGDYDRPVKSGKTVHLTIDYRLQELAEQMLQNKRGAIVALDPNNGEILALASAPTINPNDYLNTKLRSALINDSIARPTYDRALQGTYPPGSTFKMVTALAGLQMGTMTEKTTYVCKHGFRYGRMHIGCHCGMYYTPQGLEHAIGKSCNNFFSEAYRDIVRKDPNDYSVGINEWASILNSFGLGKFMGTDLPVGSKGLIPTAEFYDNRFGEGVWNPYRIIFNGMGQGDINTTPLQMANYTAIIANKGFFYTPHIVHSIDGKPLTDSTYMVKKNTLVDPKHFDIIQRGMRNVFTMGTARSFDTSSFVQFGKTGTSQNSHGQDHSLFVLFAPADKPKIAIAAIVENGSWGTTYAGPMASLIAELYVTDTIKRPALVQRMKNGNLQGEYRRQWIDYLKRKGLYVEPVKKDSIGSKIDSLKLKKDSTKLKHEPKQITKRN, from the coding sequence ATGAAAAAGTTGATGGTTGTTTATGCACTCATCCTGTTTATAGTGTTTCTATTTATAGGACGTTTAGCGTATTTGCAATTATTTACAGATCGTTATACGTTAAATGCATTTAATACGTCGATCAAGCAAGAAATCATTTATCCCAATCGTGGTGATATTCTTGATCGAAACGGAAAATTGTTGGTGAGTAATACCTATTCGTACGAATTAGATGTTATTCCAGGAAAATTAATTGACAGTTATGGAGAATATATGAATGGTTTTGATAAGCCTAAATTCTCTAAAATGATTGGAATTTCTACACAACAATTTGATTCTATTTTAGATAAAATTGTAACTGCAAAAGATTACAAAAAATTATCTCCATATCCTTTTTTAAAGAATATTTCGCGCGAGAATTTTGCTCGTATGCAAGAGCAATTGTATTTGTATCCAGCGTTTAGTATCATCAAACGTCCTGAACGTAAGTACATGGTAAATTCTGCAGGAAATATACTAGGCTATATAAATGAGGCCAATCAATCCTATATCAAAACAGATTCTACCTATTATCAACCTGGAGATTTAGTAGGAATTGCCGGAGTTGAGAAATCGTATGAAAAAGATTTGCGTGGAGTAAAAGGTGTAAAAAACTGGATTGTAGATCGAACAATGAACGTTGTTGGTCCATATAAAAATGGAGATTATGATAGACCTGTAAAAAGTGGAAAAACAGTTCATTTGACAATTGATTATAGATTGCAAGAATTAGCAGAACAAATGCTTCAAAATAAGCGTGGGGCAATTGTCGCACTTGATCCTAATAATGGTGAAATTTTGGCTTTAGCATCTGCACCTACAATTAATCCAAATGATTATTTGAATACAAAGTTGAGAAGTGCATTAATCAACGATTCTATTGCTCGTCCAACTTATGATAGAGCCTTACAAGGAACTTATCCTCCTGGTTCTACATTCAAAATGGTAACGGCTTTGGCTGGTTTACAAATGGGAACGATGACAGAAAAGACAACGTATGTTTGTAAACATGGTTTCCGTTATGGACGTATGCATATTGGTTGTCACTGTGGAATGTATTATACACCACAAGGTCTAGAACATGCGATTGGAAAATCGTGTAATAACTTTTTCTCAGAGGCTTACCGAGATATTGTTCGTAAAGATCCAAACGATTATAGTGTAGGAATTAACGAATGGGCTTCCATTTTGAATAGTTTCGGATTAGGAAAATTTATGGGAACAGATTTACCTGTTGGTAGCAAAGGTCTTATTCCGACAGCTGAGTTTTACGACAATCGTTTTGGAGAAGGTGTTTGGAATCCTTACCGTATTATTTTTAATGGTATGGGACAAGGAGATATTAATACAACTCCGCTACAAATGGCTAATTATACAGCAATTATTGCTAATAAAGGATTTTTCTATACACCGCATATTGTACATAGTATTGATGGAAAACCATTGACAGATTCTACCTATATGGTGAAAAAAAATACATTGGTTGATCCAAAACATTTTGACATCATTCAACGCGGAATGCGTAATGTATTTACAATGGGTACAGCTCGTAGTTTTGATACAAGTTCTTTTGTACAATTTGGTAAAACCGGAACTTCTCAAAATTCTCATGGACAAGATCACTCATTATTTGTATTGTTTGCTCCAGCAGATAAACCAAAAATTGCGATTGCTGCAATTGTAGAGAATGGTTCTTGGGGTACAACTTATGCTGGACCAATGGCGAGTTTGATTGCTGAATTGTATGTAACAGATACAATAAAACGTCCTGCGTTAGTGCAACGTATGAAAAATGGTAATCTACAAGGCGAATATCGTCGTCAATGGATAGATTATCTAAAAAGAAAAGGATTATACGTAGAACCAGTAAAAAAGGATTCGATCGGAAGTAAAATAGATAGTTTAAAATTAAAAAAAGATTCAACAAAACTAAAACATGAGCCAAAGCAGATTACTAAAAGGAATTGA
- the rodA gene encoding rod shape-determining protein RodA: MNVYSVNPDLGVKQLIWFGLGVVMILILIIASGNNRNFFEIYSPVFYIISLVLLVGVLIVGKEINGAKAWYRFGPLSLQPAEFAKIGTALLIANFINHSNANLKDLGFIGKILLIIAIPVVLILLQPDLGSVIIFCSLSIALYREGLNPWIILAPIILLIIFLISIVQIPFYVLLVFGFIILTIALLILAFNYNQNVVDAMHGVLIGLSIFFLLLIGICYLVEDLSEETRESFGHLFPMRSLFFSEPIFFNTTFFGLIGFFISIIPVLILKLTEQKEINDSPFKTQSGLAANVLNFSIIASIVLLLFASTVSFISPIIFEKLPKHQKERVMVLYEGEAKYRDTSGYNLLYAKTAIGSGELYGKGYNQGTIKKGRFVPEQQTDYIFTAVGEEWGFIGSTALVIVYAIFVGRLFFLAEHQKNRFARFYGYAVASILFFHFFINIAMVIGLFPTVGIPLPFFSYGGSSLWGFTILIGIFLIIHYKNSQGFI; the protein is encoded by the coding sequence ATGAATGTGTATAGTGTCAATCCAGATTTAGGTGTAAAACAGCTAATTTGGTTTGGACTTGGGGTGGTGATGATATTGATTTTGATAATTGCGAGTGGAAACAACCGTAATTTTTTCGAAATTTATAGTCCTGTCTTTTATATCATTTCCCTCGTTTTACTCGTCGGAGTTTTGATTGTTGGAAAGGAAATTAATGGTGCAAAAGCGTGGTATCGTTTTGGTCCTCTGAGTTTGCAACCAGCCGAATTTGCTAAGATTGGTACAGCTTTGTTGATTGCTAATTTTATCAATCATTCAAATGCAAATCTAAAAGACTTAGGTTTTATAGGAAAAATATTGTTGATTATCGCAATACCAGTAGTTTTAATTCTTTTACAACCCGATTTAGGATCAGTAATTATTTTCTGTTCATTAAGTATTGCTTTGTACAGAGAAGGACTTAATCCGTGGATAATTTTAGCGCCAATCATATTATTAATCATTTTCTTGATTTCGATTGTACAAATTCCTTTTTATGTTTTATTAGTTTTTGGATTTATAATTCTGACAATTGCGTTATTAATCTTAGCTTTCAATTATAATCAGAATGTAGTTGATGCAATGCATGGTGTTTTAATCGGCTTATCAATTTTCTTTTTATTATTGATTGGAATTTGTTATTTGGTTGAAGATTTATCTGAGGAAACACGCGAATCTTTCGGACATTTATTTCCAATGCGTTCCTTATTTTTCTCAGAACCAATATTTTTTAATACAACTTTCTTTGGATTGATAGGATTCTTTATATCAATTATTCCAGTTTTAATTTTAAAATTAACCGAACAAAAAGAAATTAATGATTCGCCATTCAAAACACAATCTGGATTAGCTGCAAATGTTCTGAATTTTAGTATTATTGCGTCTATTGTGTTGTTATTATTTGCAAGCACGGTTAGTTTTATTTCTCCGATCATTTTTGAGAAATTACCCAAACACCAAAAAGAGCGTGTGATGGTTTTGTACGAAGGAGAAGCAAAGTATCGTGATACTTCGGGATATAATTTATTGTATGCGAAAACAGCGATTGGTTCGGGCGAATTATATGGAAAAGGTTACAATCAAGGAACTATTAAAAAAGGAAGATTTGTACCAGAACAACAAACCGATTACATTTTTACAGCAGTTGGAGAGGAGTGGGGTTTCATAGGAAGTACAGCTTTGGTAATTGTCTACGCAATTTTTGTTGGACGATTATTTTTCTTAGCCGAACATCAAAAAAATAGATTTGCACGATTTTATGGATATGCAGTCGCCTCTATTTTATTTTTCCATTTCTTTATCAATATTGCAATGGTAATTGGGCTTTTCCCAACAGTTGGTATTCCGCTACCATTCTTTAGTTATGGAGGAAGTTCGTTGTGGGGATTCACTATTCTGATCGGAATTTTCCTAATCATTCATTACAAGAACAGTCAAGGATTTATTTAG
- the folK gene encoding 2-amino-4-hydroxy-6-hydroxymethyldihydropteridine diphosphokinase yields the protein MSQNIVILLLGTNLGDKKNNLEIAKNLINKEVGEIKKESNILENKAEGFTTEHLFLNQKIEINTSYSPFEVLKKIKDIEQKMGRIYSKPKENENYVDRLIDIDILFYNKLLINCNYLKIPHPQNYSRDFIKSLYFY from the coding sequence ATGTCGCAAAATATAGTCATTTTGTTACTCGGTACAAACTTAGGTGACAAAAAAAATAATTTAGAAATCGCTAAAAACCTTATAAACAAAGAGGTAGGTGAAATAAAAAAAGAATCAAATATTCTTGAAAATAAAGCTGAAGGATTTACTACAGAGCATTTATTCTTAAATCAGAAAATAGAAATCAATACAAGTTATTCTCCATTTGAGGTTTTGAAAAAAATTAAAGATATCGAACAAAAAATGGGTAGAATCTATTCTAAACCAAAAGAAAATGAGAATTACGTTGACCGTTTAATAGATATTGATATATTATTCTATAATAAACTTTTAATCAATTGTAATTATTTAAAAATTCCTCATCCTCAGAACTATTCTAGAGATTTTATCAAAAGTTTATATTTTTATTAA
- the mreD gene encoding rod shape-determining protein MreD codes for MFNKDFLINIIKIIVLALLQVFVFNHINFLGSYQPYIYIVFVLFYPPYQNKYALLILSFMLGLMIDIFEYTGGIHAFALTLIAFLRNPIIKLLAGKQDYEMEFFSFNSFSFAQWLFYLIILILAHHIILLLLENFKPSGIGPLMLKALINSGITFVFVFIYKILFKNKVGV; via the coding sequence ATGTTCAATAAAGATTTTTTAATCAATATTATCAAGATTATCGTTTTAGCTTTGCTACAAGTTTTTGTGTTCAATCACATCAACTTTTTAGGAAGCTATCAACCATATATCTATATTGTATTTGTATTATTTTATCCGCCTTATCAAAATAAATATGCCTTATTAATCTTATCATTTATGTTAGGATTAATGATTGATATTTTCGAATATACAGGTGGAATTCATGCTTTCGCATTAACACTTATCGCATTTCTTAGAAATCCAATTATCAAACTTTTGGCAGGAAAACAAGATTACGAAATGGAATTTTTCTCTTTCAATTCGTTTAGTTTTGCGCAATGGTTATTTTATTTAATTATTCTAATTCTTGCACATCATATTATTTTATTACTTCTTGAGAATTTTAAACCATCAGGAATTGGACCTTTGATGCTAAAAGCATTAATCAATTCGGGAATAACTTTTGTGTTTGTCTTTATTTATAAAATTTTATTTAAAAATAAAGTTGGAGTATGA
- a CDS encoding exonuclease domain-containing protein, which produces MYAILDIEATGGKVGEESIIEIAVYKYDGKEIVDQFISLVNPEKKIDQYVQRLTHISDKMVLTAPKFHEVAKRIVEITDDCILVGHNVMFDYRMLKQEFDRLGYNYEKEWIDTFEYSEKLIPGLPSYSLGKLCESLGIVVTDRHRASGDARATISLFKLLLDKDSEKIITKKTGLKQPKKAHSKYQKLLEGLPNSIGVYYLYNSRKQLIYISRSNNIARSINQIFTSKTLKANKLKRYTRSIKFEETGSGFLAAIKENNEILNNQPMYNVKLVENKVYPFGLYYLESKRGYSRLEIGKVRKTQPVLKFKTKERAKEVLEKIVHDYNLCQQVNAGIKSDESCFQYKVNKCNGACVKEESKEVYNERIQSFIKTTEYPSETFLIIDKGRKGIEKSFYLVENGEFKGYGYYEYHHQIKTLEKIHNILIPIKETEEIKNMLKYFLYKVSSNSNQIVIIE; this is translated from the coding sequence GTGTACGCGATTTTAGATATAGAAGCGACTGGCGGAAAAGTAGGGGAAGAGTCAATCATAGAGATTGCAGTGTATAAATATGATGGAAAAGAAATTGTCGATCAGTTTATATCATTAGTCAATCCTGAAAAAAAGATTGACCAATATGTACAAAGATTAACGCATATTTCGGATAAGATGGTGCTGACAGCGCCTAAATTTCACGAAGTAGCAAAACGTATAGTTGAGATTACAGACGATTGTATTTTAGTTGGACATAATGTAATGTTTGATTATAGAATGTTAAAACAAGAATTCGATCGTTTGGGATATAATTACGAAAAAGAATGGATTGATACGTTCGAATATAGCGAAAAATTAATTCCAGGATTACCTTCATATTCTTTGGGGAAATTATGCGAATCGCTTGGAATTGTAGTCACAGATAGACATAGAGCTTCTGGAGATGCAAGAGCGACAATTTCTTTATTCAAATTATTGTTAGATAAAGATTCGGAGAAAATAATTACGAAGAAAACAGGTTTGAAACAACCTAAAAAAGCACATTCTAAATATCAGAAACTTCTTGAAGGTTTACCTAATTCTATCGGGGTTTATTATTTATATAATAGTCGAAAACAACTTATTTATATTAGTCGAAGCAATAATATTGCGCGATCTATTAATCAAATTTTTACATCAAAAACTCTAAAAGCAAATAAACTTAAGCGTTATACTCGTTCTATAAAATTCGAAGAAACCGGAAGTGGTTTTCTTGCAGCAATTAAAGAAAATAATGAGATTTTGAATAATCAACCAATGTATAACGTAAAGTTGGTTGAGAATAAAGTTTATCCTTTTGGATTGTATTATTTGGAGTCTAAACGTGGTTATTCGAGATTAGAAATAGGGAAAGTTAGAAAGACACAACCTGTTTTGAAATTTAAAACTAAAGAACGTGCAAAAGAGGTTTTAGAGAAAATTGTTCATGATTATAATCTTTGTCAGCAAGTAAATGCGGGAATTAAATCTGATGAATCTTGTTTTCAATATAAAGTAAATAAATGCAATGGAGCTTGTGTGAAAGAGGAATCTAAAGAAGTTTATAATGAGCGAATTCAAAGTTTTATTAAAACAACTGAATATCCTTCCGAAACTTTTTTGATTATTGATAAAGGACGAAAAGGAATTGAAAAATCATTTTATTTAGTTGAGAATGGAGAATTTAAAGGATATGGTTATTACGAATATCATCATCAAATAAAAACGCTAGAGAAGATTCATAATATCTTAATTCCGATTAAAGAAACGGAAGAAATAAAAAATATGCTCAAATACTTTTTGTATAAAGTTTCTTCTAATTCTAATCAAATCGTTATTATTGAATAA
- the mreC gene encoding rod shape-determining protein MreC encodes MQYILNAIRRNGMLLIFVFLELIALFLVFKKNIYHETILASASTSFTGYVDDKIAKVTNFINLPSTNKDLMDENAFLREQLVHLGIKDAKTKKFYKSDTLGYHQTYSFVPAEIVNNSIIKTQNLLTIDKGTNDGIEKGDGIITNNGVIGIVTFAGKNYSRAISLLNKDININARIKGNQYFGTVKWDGKDPRFVQLYEIPKYIEVKKGDIIETDGKSPVFPEGIIIGKVVSKGIDETGEMKVQVRLKQDFANLAQAYVVTNLNKVEIQQVEKSDTITSPKNVQ; translated from the coding sequence ATGCAATATATTCTGAATGCCATTAGAAGAAATGGAATGCTATTAATTTTTGTCTTTTTAGAGTTAATTGCGTTGTTTCTTGTCTTTAAGAAAAATATTTATCACGAAACTATTCTTGCCTCTGCAAGCACTTCGTTTACAGGTTATGTGGATGATAAAATTGCAAAGGTGACAAACTTTATTAATTTACCGAGTACCAATAAAGATTTGATGGACGAAAATGCCTTTTTGCGTGAGCAATTGGTGCATTTAGGGATTAAAGATGCGAAAACTAAAAAGTTTTACAAATCGGATACCTTAGGTTATCATCAAACGTATTCTTTTGTACCTGCTGAGATTGTAAACAACTCGATTATCAAAACGCAAAACCTTTTGACGATTGATAAAGGAACAAATGACGGAATAGAAAAAGGTGACGGAATTATTACAAATAATGGTGTAATTGGTATTGTAACTTTTGCAGGAAAAAATTATTCTCGTGCAATTTCGTTGTTAAACAAGGATATCAATATCAATGCGCGTATCAAAGGAAATCAATATTTCGGGACAGTGAAATGGGATGGAAAAGATCCTCGTTTTGTCCAGTTATATGAAATTCCGAAATACATCGAAGTGAAAAAAGGTGATATCATCGAAACAGATGGTAAATCGCCAGTTTTCCCAGAAGGAATTATTATAGGTAAAGTTGTAAGCAAAGGAATTGACGAAACAGGAGAAATGAAAGTTCAAGTAAGATTGAAACAAGATTTTGCCAATTTAGCACAAGCTTATGTGGTTACAAACCTTAATAAAGTTGAAATTCAACAAGTAGAAAAATCAGATACAATAACAAGTCCAAAGAATGTTCAATAA
- the sppA gene encoding signal peptide peptidase SppA produces MKNFFGRVFSTIIGNLLTISVFVILLFVLIFVSALSAPTKSVKDGSVLEISLEDPIMESDMDRSVSIFDMSESPNVFLQDIIHSIEEAKNDDKIKGISLKLDKFSGGATQATEIRNALEDFKKSGKFVYSYSNSGSQLSYYISSVSDKIYQNPLGGTLLQGLSSNIMFFKNAGDKYGVDFQVIRHGQFKSAVEPYMRTNMSDENRLQLSELLNDVWGNVSNSITKSRKISPEQFTTVTDSLYAFIPETGKENKIYDVLAQENEYQKMLFTKLGLKEEKSKTDFEVLEKHTIKVEDYFETLSDKSEKDKIAVLYASGTITEGDGFDGIQSKTYVDAIRKISQNDKIKALVLRVNSPGGSANASEEILYELMQLKTKMPIVVSFGDVAASGGYYIAQASDKIYAQPNTITGSIGVFGMIPNAQKLFNNFGLDFDEVKTNANADQLKSLTTPLSPTAKNTMQKSIVLIYGKFVNHVATNRKLTYEQVDKIGEGRVWSGTRAKQIGLVDDFGSLDTAIKEAAKLAKIEKYSTENYPKRKDSFEEFMDNLQGKNTEAAIAKELGSDGIRIYKEIKMMNEQKGVQVRLPYDIQIQ; encoded by the coding sequence ATGAAAAACTTTTTCGGGAGAGTATTCTCAACAATCATAGGAAATCTATTAACGATTAGTGTATTTGTCATACTGCTTTTCGTTTTGATATTTGTTTCAGCATTATCTGCTCCAACAAAAAGTGTAAAAGACGGTTCTGTTTTAGAAATTTCGTTAGAAGATCCAATTATGGAAAGTGATATGGATCGTTCGGTTTCTATTTTTGATATGTCAGAAAGTCCAAATGTTTTTTTACAAGATATTATTCATTCAATTGAAGAAGCGAAGAATGATGATAAAATAAAAGGAATTAGTCTGAAATTGGATAAATTTTCTGGTGGAGCTACGCAAGCGACTGAAATTCGTAATGCACTAGAAGATTTTAAGAAATCTGGAAAATTTGTGTATTCATATTCTAATTCAGGAAGTCAGCTGTCATATTATATAAGTAGTGTGTCTGATAAAATTTATCAAAATCCTTTGGGAGGAACTTTATTACAGGGTTTAAGTTCTAATATTATGTTCTTCAAGAATGCAGGAGATAAATATGGTGTAGATTTTCAGGTGATTCGTCACGGACAATTTAAGAGTGCTGTAGAGCCTTATATGAGAACAAATATGTCTGATGAGAATCGATTACAATTGTCAGAATTATTGAATGATGTGTGGGGTAATGTTTCAAACTCGATTACAAAATCGCGTAAAATTTCTCCTGAACAATTCACTACAGTAACAGATAGTTTGTATGCTTTCATCCCAGAAACAGGAAAAGAAAATAAGATTTATGATGTATTGGCGCAAGAAAATGAATATCAAAAAATGTTATTCACAAAACTTGGTCTGAAAGAAGAAAAATCAAAAACTGATTTTGAAGTTCTTGAAAAACATACCATAAAAGTAGAAGATTATTTTGAAACCTTATCAGATAAATCTGAAAAAGATAAAATTGCAGTCTTATATGCATCTGGAACAATTACTGAAGGGGATGGTTTTGATGGTATTCAATCGAAGACTTATGTGGATGCGATTCGCAAAATCAGTCAAAACGATAAAATCAAAGCTTTAGTTTTACGTGTAAATTCTCCTGGAGGTAGCGCAAATGCATCAGAAGAAATTTTATATGAATTGATGCAATTGAAAACAAAAATGCCAATCGTAGTTTCTTTTGGTGATGTTGCAGCATCTGGTGGATATTACATTGCACAAGCTTCTGACAAAATTTATGCTCAACCAAATACAATTACTGGTTCGATTGGAGTTTTCGGAATGATCCCAAATGCGCAAAAATTATTCAATAATTTCGGATTAGATTTTGATGAAGTAAAAACGAATGCAAATGCAGATCAGTTAAAATCTTTGACAACACCATTATCACCAACAGCAAAAAATACGATGCAAAAATCAATCGTATTGATTTATGGGAAATTCGTAAATCACGTTGCAACAAATAGAAAATTAACATACGAGCAAGTTGATAAAATAGGAGAAGGACGTGTTTGGTCTGGAACTCGTGCAAAACAAATTGGTCTAGTAGATGATTTTGGAAGTTTAGATACAGCGATAAAAGAAGCCGCTAAATTGGCTAAAATTGAAAAATATTCAACAGAAAATTATCCAAAAAGAAAAGATTCTTTTGAAGAATTTATGGATAATCTTCAAGGAAAAAATACTGAGGCAGCAATTGCAAAAGAATTAGGTTCGGACGGAATCCGAATTTACAAAGAAATAAAGATGATGAATGAGCAAAAAGGTGTTCAAGTTAGGCTACCTTACGATATTCAAATTCAATAA
- a CDS encoding OmpA family protein, protein MKKLLSLLILGAVACASAQTKYDEKPFNNSKKEFNDWSLSVFAGTNAMQNSDLVSFMGGYFTPGYDLQFQVNKQISHAFGLSLQYQLGQSRQKGTIYDNTPWGNAYQGKAHGKTKYNGISVLADINASNLLRRVDNRTEFKWAMHLYGGFGILGYKAYRQHYYGSGNDYGLVTDQKLSDKSVYAQVGAGLRYKLSDKLDLELRGMYVMSGDEEFDGSGKPVIGYWTAADVEEGRDDNMITLSLGLHYKIGKHKDALQWVSPIAYKAPVEQTPFECIDEDRDGVCDQWDKCLGTPEGIRVDGSGCSLDSDGDGIPDSEDKCPTIPGPPTNGGCPEKVIRISGEDVATTINAYLEGIEFDYNSDRIREQSYEKLNHASEVLLANPDFKFVVEGHTDAAGGVDYNQKLSERRAASVVRYLANKGVDTTKLSSVGKGKSDLKWPECNPVTNCPAWKNLENRRVIFKEIK, encoded by the coding sequence ATGAAAAAACTTTTATCTTTATTAATCTTAGGTGCTGTGGCATGTGCTAGTGCACAGACCAAGTACGATGAAAAACCATTCAACAACAGTAAAAAAGAATTTAACGATTGGTCATTATCTGTTTTCGCTGGTACTAATGCTATGCAAAATTCTGATTTAGTATCATTTATGGGAGGATACTTTACTCCTGGATATGATTTACAATTTCAAGTCAATAAACAAATTTCTCATGCTTTCGGCTTAAGTTTACAATACCAATTGGGACAATCAAGGCAAAAAGGAACTATATACGACAATACCCCTTGGGGAAATGCTTATCAAGGAAAAGCGCATGGAAAAACAAAATATAATGGAATCTCTGTTTTAGCTGATATTAACGCATCTAATCTATTAAGAAGAGTAGATAATAGAACTGAATTTAAATGGGCTATGCATTTATATGGAGGTTTTGGTATATTAGGCTACAAAGCTTATAGACAACATTATTATGGATCAGGTAATGATTACGGTTTAGTTACTGATCAAAAATTATCTGACAAATCAGTATACGCTCAAGTAGGAGCTGGTTTACGTTATAAATTAAGTGACAAATTAGATCTTGAATTACGTGGGATGTACGTAATGTCTGGTGACGAAGAGTTTGATGGATCAGGAAAACCAGTAATTGGGTATTGGACAGCAGCAGATGTTGAAGAAGGTCGTGATGATAATATGATTACTCTTTCTTTGGGATTACATTATAAAATTGGTAAACATAAAGATGCATTACAATGGGTTTCTCCTATAGCATACAAAGCTCCTGTAGAACAAACTCCTTTCGAATGCATTGACGAAGATCGTGATGGTGTTTGTGATCAATGGGATAAATGTCTTGGGACTCCAGAAGGAATTCGTGTCGATGGATCAGGATGTTCTTTAGATTCTGACGGAGACGGTATTCCTGATAGTGAAGATAAATGTCCTACAATTCCTGGACCTCCAACAAATGGTGGTTGTCCTGAAAAAGTAATTAGAATTTCTGGTGAAGATGTTGCAACGACAATTAATGCATACTTAGAGGGTATCGAATTCGATTACAACTCTGATCGCATTAGAGAACAATCTTATGAAAAATTAAATCATGCTTCTGAGGTACTATTAGCAAATCCAGATTTCAAATTCGTAGTGGAAGGTCATACAGATGCTGCTGGTGGTGTTGATTATAACCAAAAATTATCTGAAAGACGTGCTGCTTCTGTTGTTCGTTACTTAGCTAACAAAGGTGTTGACACAACTAAATTGTCGTCTGTAGGAAAAGGTAAATCTGATTTAAAATGGCCAGAATGTAATCCTGTTACAAACTGTCCTGCTTGGAAAAACTTAGAAAACAGACGTGTAATTTTCAAAGAAATTAAATAG
- a CDS encoding rod shape-determining protein: protein MGLFDFFTQEIAIDLGTANTLIIHNNKVVVDSPSIVAIHRRTNKVIAVGEQAKHMQGKTHDDIKTIRPLKDGVIADFEASEFMLTEFIKKIPGIQGKLFSPSLRMVICIPSGITEVEKRAVKDSCARVNAKDVRLIYEPMAAAIGVGIDITQPKGNMIIDIGGGTTEIAVVALGGIVCDKSVKIAGDVFTNDIAYYLRTHHNLYIGERTAERVKIEVGAAVEELEHAPDDMPVQGRDLITGKPKEITVNYREIARALDKSILRIEDGVMETLSQTPPELAADIYNTGIYMAGGGAMLRGLDQRISKKTGLPVFLADDPLRAVVRGTGIALKNIDKFTFLMK from the coding sequence ATGGGATTATTTGATTTTTTCACGCAAGAAATTGCGATTGACTTGGGGACTGCTAACACTTTAATTATCCACAATAATAAAGTTGTAGTAGATAGTCCATCTATCGTCGCTATACATAGAAGAACAAATAAAGTTATTGCTGTTGGAGAACAAGCAAAACACATGCAAGGTAAAACGCATGATGATATAAAAACAATTCGTCCTTTGAAAGACGGAGTAATTGCAGATTTTGAAGCTTCAGAATTCATGTTGACAGAGTTCATCAAGAAAATTCCTGGAATTCAAGGAAAATTATTTTCACCTTCATTGCGAATGGTGATTTGTATTCCTTCTGGAATTACAGAAGTTGAAAAACGTGCCGTAAAAGATTCTTGTGCACGTGTTAATGCTAAAGATGTTCGTCTTATTTACGAACCAATGGCTGCTGCGATAGGAGTTGGAATTGATATCACTCAACCTAAGGGTAACATGATTATTGATATAGGTGGTGGTACAACTGAAATTGCTGTTGTTGCATTAGGTGGTATTGTTTGTGACAAATCTGTGAAAATTGCAGGTGATGTTTTTACAAATGATATTGCATATTACTTAAGAACCCATCATAATTTATATATCGGAGAAAGAACTGCCGAGCGTGTTAAAATTGAAGTTGGAGCTGCTGTAGAAGAATTAGAGCATGCACCAGATGATATGCCAGTACAAGGACGTGATTTGATTACAGGAAAACCAAAAGAAATTACTGTAAACTACCGCGAAATTGCACGTGCATTAGATAAATCAATTTTACGCATCGAAGATGGTGTAATGGAAACGTTATCTCAAACACCTCCAGAATTAGCTGCTGATATCTACAACACTGGTATCTATATGGCTGGTGGTGGAGCTATGTTGAGAGGTTTAGATCAACGTATTTCTAAAAAAACAGGTTTACCAGTTTTCTTGGCTGATGATCCTTTACGTGCTGTTGTTCGTGGAACAGGTATTGCACTTAAAAATATTGATAAATTCACTTTCTTAATGAAATAG